Genomic segment of Rhodospirillaceae bacterium:
ATGGCCGAGCGACGATAGCGGCACGGGCACTGCGCCGGCAATCCGGTTGATCTAATTCCGTTTGGTTTAATTCCGTTTGGTTTCGGGGCGGCCCCGCGCTATCGATAGCGCGGCATCCCCCCAGCCACGATGGAACCCCGCCATGATCGACTTGTACACCTGGTCCACCTCGAACGGCCGCAAGGCCTCGATCATGCTGGAGGAGCTGGGCGCGGACTACACCCTCCACCCGATCCATATCGGCAAGGGCGACCAGTTCACGCCGGAATATCTCGCCATCAACCCGAACGGCAAGATCCCGGCCATAGTCGATTCGGACGGGCCCGGCGGCGCGCCGATCACGGTCTTCGAATCCGGCGCGATCCTGATCTATCTGGCGGAGAAATTCGGGCGGTTCCTGCCCGCGGAGCCAGTTGCGCGCATGGAGGTCATCCAGTGGCTGATGTTCCAGATGGGCGGCATCGGCCCGATCTTCGGCCAGGTCCATCATTTCCTGCGCGCGGCGAAGGAGAAGGTGCCCTACGGCATCGAGCGCTACGGCACCGAGGCGCGCCGGCTCTACGGCGTGCTCGACCGGCGGCTCGACGGCCGGGACCATCTGGCGGGCGACGGTTACTCGATCGCCGACATCGCGACCTGGCCCTGGGTGCTCCGGCACGAGTGGCAGGAGATCAACCTGGCGGATTACCCGAATGTCAAACGCTGGTTCGATGCGGTGGGCAGCCGCCCCGCGGTCCAGAGCGGCATTCAGATACCGCCGCCGCCGCAATAGGCGGCCGGGCGATGCCCGGGCCGGGGCGCCAGCGAGCGCCCGCGGCAGAGGCAAAGCGCGCCTCGCATTGA
This window contains:
- a CDS encoding glutathione S-transferase N-terminal domain-containing protein yields the protein MIDLYTWSTSNGRKASIMLEELGADYTLHPIHIGKGDQFTPEYLAINPNGKIPAIVDSDGPGGAPITVFESGAILIYLAEKFGRFLPAEPVARMEVIQWLMFQMGGIGPIFGQVHHFLRAAKEKVPYGIERYGTEARRLYGVLDRRLDGRDHLAGDGYSIADIATWPWVLRHEWQEINLADYPNVKRWFDAVGSRPAVQSGIQIPPPPQ